The proteins below come from a single Takifugu flavidus isolate HTHZ2018 chromosome 6, ASM371156v2, whole genome shotgun sequence genomic window:
- the LOC130527162 gene encoding nucleoredoxin-like protein 1 — protein MVDLFLNRVLVENNWDQDKLNTEREIVGILENRITLLFFGSATCQKCQEFLPLLNNFFKRLKDPAYIEYPKLLALIVISLDESEEEQEMILQKLHKKVLFLAFDDPYRQELRAMFEVKEVPTVVVLRPDGSVLMPNAVQDICNYGSECFRDWQESGELIERTFMLNEEFDNMNLRSVSDPVRRLKYKTEDDKRKKRWWKPWGKNKGEEDEENSGGWDAKKRERDWGTWRKK, from the exons ATGGTGGACCTGTTCCTGAACCGAGTCCTGGTGGAGAACAACTGGGACCAGGACAAGCTCAACACGGAGCGCGAGATTGTCGGCATCCTTGAAAACCGCATCACGCTGCTTTTCTTCGGGTCGGCCACCTGCCAAAAGTGTCAGGAGTTTCTGCCTCTTCTCAACAACTTCTTCAAGAGGCTGAAGGATCCGGCTTACATCGAATACCCCAAGCTGCTCGCTCTCATCGTCATCAG CTTAGACGaatcagaggaggagcaggaaatgatTCTTCAGAAGCTGCACAAGAAGGTTCTGTTTCTGGCCTTTGATGACCCATACAGACA GGAACTGCGGGCCATGTTTGAGGTGAAAGAAGTTCCTACAGTGGTGGTCCTTCGTCCTGATGGCTCCGTCCTCATGCCGAACGCCGTGCAGGACATCTGCAACTATGGCTCCGAGTGTTTCCGAGACTGGCAGGAATCGGGGGAGCTCATCGAGAGGACCTTCATGCTCAACGAGGAGTTCGACAACATGAATCTGCGGAGCGTCAGTGACCCTGTGAGGAGACTCAAATACAAAACGGAGGAcgacaagaggaagaagaggtggTGGAAGCCGTGGGGCAAGAATAAAGGGGAAGAAGACGAAGAAAATAGTGGAGGTTGGGATGCCAAGAAAAGGGAGAGGGATTGGGGAAcgtggagaaaaaaatga
- the LOC130527163 gene encoding nucleoredoxin-like protein 1 — MVDLFIDRVLLKNNTDQDELDTEREIVARLQNRILLLFFGCVTSESCQLFAPKLSSFFKQLTDEAYVDRSAQLVLLYISMDETEEQLGSFLKELPKKCLFLAFEDPFRRELEAMFHVEELPTVVVLRPDCSVLAPNAVEEILRLGPDCYRNWQEAAELIDRNFMIGEDFEQTSSRSWSDPVRRLKYKVEDERRKKTNKGRRGDAEVDRGGEGGGGMPF, encoded by the exons ATGGTGGATCTGTTCATCGACCGGGTCCTGCTGAAGAACAACACGGACCAGGATGAGCTGGACACGGAACGGGAGATCGTGGCACGCCTGCAGAACCGgatcctgctgctcttctttgGGTGTGTCACGAGCGAGAGCTGCCAGCTCTTCGCTCCCAAACTCTCCAGCTTCTTCAAACAGCTGACTGATGAAGCCTACGTGGATCGCTCTGCTCAGCTGGTCCTGCTCTACATTAG CATGGACgagactgaggaacagctagGCAGCTTTCTTAAAGAGCTGCCCAAGAAGTGCCTGTTCCTGGCCTTTGAGGACCCCTTCAGGAG ggagctggaggccatgtttcatgtggaggagctgcCCACGGTGGTGGTACTGCGTCCCGACTGCTCGGTCCTCGCCCCCAACGCCGTGGAGGAGATCCTCCGCTTGGGGCCGGACTGCTACCGCAACTGGCAGGAAGCTGCGGAGCTCATCGACCGAAACTTCATGATCGGCGAGGACTTTGAGCAGACGTCCTCGCGCAGCTGGAGCGACCCCGTGAGGAGGCTGAAGTACAAGGTCGAAGACGAGCGGAGAAAAAAGACGAACAAAGGAAGGCGCGGGGACGCGGAGGtcgacagaggaggagaagggggagggggcatGCCGTTTTGA